The following proteins are encoded in a genomic region of Anabas testudineus chromosome 13, fAnaTes1.2, whole genome shotgun sequence:
- the rcbtb2 gene encoding RCC1 and BTB domain-containing protein 2 has product MLDVGKWPVFALLPPEELRLIRQACVFGSAANEALYVTVNDEVFALGTNCSGCLGLGDLQSTIEPRRIDVLCGKKIVSLSYGTGPHVVIATADGEVFAWGHNGYSQLGNGTTNHGLTPALVSTNLQSKRVTEVACGSHHTIALTTDGEVYAWGYNNSGQVGSGSTANQPTPRRVSSCLQNKVVVNIACGQLCSMAVLDNGEVYGWGYNCNGQLGLGNNGNQQTPCRIASLQGVNIVQVACGYAHTLALTDEGFIYAWGANSYGQLGTGNKSNQALPTLINTDKERMVEVAACHTSHTSAAKTQSGQVLMWGQCRGQAVASPHLTHFSSTDDVFACFATPAVTWHLLSVDGDDYLTVAQSLKKEFDSPEISDLKFLVDGKCIHVHKALLKIRCEHFRALLNETDEDAIEIHQFSYLVYRAFLEYLYTDTINLPPEDAIGLLDLATFYRETRLKRLCQETIKRGISEENAITLLSAAVKYEARDLEEFCFKFCVNHLTAVTQTQAFADMDHDLLKNFISKASRYGAFKN; this is encoded by the exons ATGCTGGACGTGGGGAAGTGGCCAGTGTTTGCACTCCTTCCTCCTGAGGAACTAAGGCTTATCCGGCAGGCTTGTGTCTTTGGCAGTGCTGCAAATGAAGCCCTCTACGTCACAGTTAATGATGAG GTCTTTGCTCTGGGTACTAACTGCAGTGGCTGTTTAGGACTTGGAGATCTTCAAAGCACCATTGAGCCTCGGAGGATTGATGTCTTGTGTGGAAAGAAGATTGTGTCCCTAAGCTATGGAACAGGACCACATGTGGTTATCGCCACTGCAG ATGGAGAGGTGTTTGCTTGGGGCCACAATGGCTATAGCCAGCTGGGCAATGGAACCACCAATCATGGACTGACTCCTGCCCTGGTGTCTACAAACCTCCAAAGCAAGAGAGTGACAGAAGTGGCCTGTGGCTCCCACCACACTATTGCCCTCACAACTGATGGAGAG GTCTACGCATGGGGTTACAACAATTCAGGCCAAGTCGGTTCAGGGTCTACTGCCAACCAGCCGACACCACGTCGGGTCAGCAGCTGCCTGCAGAACAAAGTGGTAGTTAACATAGCCtgtggtcagctctgctctatggcTGTTCTGGACAATGGAGAG GTCTATGGTTGGGGCTACAATTGCAATGGACAGCTGGGTTTGGGCAACAATGGAAATCAGCAAACCCCCTGCAGAATTGCTTCTCTTCAAGGTGTCAATATTGTCCAG GTTGCCTGTGGATATGCACATACGTTGGCACTGACAGATGAGGGGTTTATTTACGCCTGGGGAGCCAACTCGTATGGACAGTTGGGAACAGGCAATAAAAGCAACCAAGCTCTCCCCACCctgataaacacagacaagGAGAG GATGGTGGAAGTGGCTGCATGTCACACCAGCCACACATCAGCTGCCAAGACCCAGAGTGGTCAGGTTCTGATGTGGGGTCAGTGTAGAGGTCAGGCAGTGGCCAGCCCCCACCTCACCCATTTCAGCAGCACAGACGATGTCTTTGCCTGTTTTGCCACACCTGCAGTCACATGGCATCTTCTCTCAGTAG aTGGGGATGACTACCTGACTGTCGCCCAGTCTTTGAAAAAAGAGTTTGACAGCCCAGAGATTTCAGACCTGAAGTTCCTTGTTGATGGGAAGTGTATCCATGTTCACAAAGCCCTGCTCAAAATCAG GTGTGAACATTTCCGTGCATTGCTGAACGAAACAGATGAGGATGCCATAGAAATCCACCAGTTCTCATACTTGGTGTACAGAGCCTTTCTGGAGTATCTCTACACAGACACTATCAACCTGCCACCAGAGGATGCTATTG GGCTGCTGGACTTGGCTACTTTCTACCGAGAGACAAGGCTGAAGAGGCTGTGCCAGGAAACAATCAAGAGAGGCATCTCTGAGGAGAACGCCAtcactctgctctctgctgctgtcaagtATGAGGCGCGG GACCTGGAGGAGTTCTGCTTCAAGTTTTGTGTCAACCACCTAACAGCTGTCACTCAGACCCAGGCCTTTGCAGATATGGATCACGACCTGCTCAAGAACTTCATTAGTAAGGCCAGCCGCTATGGCGCCTTCAAGAACTGA
- the lpar6a gene encoding lysophosphatidic acid receptor 6a has product MYTTTSSENNSTNNSMCIKNDEFKYPLYSAVFSIVFVVGLITNVVAIYIFTCSLKLKNETTTYMMNLVVSDLLFVFTLPLRVFYFINRNWPFGSMLCKVSASLFHTNMYGSMLFLTCISVDRFLAIVYPFRSRTLRTKRNAKIVCAAVWVLVLSGSLPTGFKLESTTHENKTNATFCFENFSSNQWKSHLSKVVIFIETVGFFIPLLLNVGCSVMVLQTLRSPQTISRGGKLNKKKILRMIIVHLFIFCFCFIPYNVNLVFYALVRTKTLKGCYVESVVRTIFPIALCIAASNCCFDPIVYYFTSETIQNSIKRKSQTSSKYDVRFSEALPSETSSNLHFSLRSLKTKVFRSESTV; this is encoded by the coding sequence ATGTACACCACCACATCATCCGAAAACAACTCAACAAATAACTCTATGTGCATCAAGAATGATGAGTTCAAATACCCACTGTATAGCGCAGTTTTCAgcattgtgtttgtggtggGACTGATCACTAATGTTGTGGCTATTTATATATTCACCTGCTCCCTCAAGCTCAAAAATGAGACCACAACTTACATGATGAACTTGGTGGTGTCCGACCTACTGTTTGTCTTCACACTGCCTCTGAGGGTCTTCTACTTCATCAACCGGAACTGGCCTTTTGGAAGCATGCTCTGCAAGGTGTCTGCCTCTCTGTTCCACACCAACATGTATGGCAGCATGCTCTTTCTCACCTGTATCAGTGTGGATCGCTTTTTGGCCATTGTGTACCCTTTTCGCTCAAGGACGCTCAGGACAAAACGCAATGCTAAGATAGTGTGTGCTGCTGTATGGGTGCTGGTGCTGTCAGGGAGTCTTCCAACGGGGTTCAAGTTGGAATCAACCACACATGAGAACAAGACTAATGCCACTTTCTGCTTTGAGAACTTCTCCTCCAATCAGTGGAAATCTCACCTATCTAAGGTGGTCATCTTCATAGAGACAGTGGGCTTCTTCATCCCGTTGCTACTTAACGTAGGTTGCTCTGTCATGGTGTTGCAGACATTGCGTAGCCCCCAAACCATCAGTCGTGGGGGgaaattgaacaaaaaaaagatcCTGCGGATGATAATTGtacatctttttattttttgtttttgcttcatcCCCTACAATGTAAATCTGGTTTTCTACGCTCTTGTCCGCACCAAAACCTTGAAAGGCTGCTATGTGGAGTCTGTGGTTCGAACCATCTTCCCAATAGCCCTCTGCATTGCTGCATCCAACTGCTGCTTTGATCCCATCGTTTACTACTTCACCTCTGAGACTATCCAAAACTCTATTAAGAGAAAGTCTCAGACCAGCAGTAAATATGATGTCAGGTTCTCCGAGGCCCTACCGTCAGAAACTAGTTCCAATCTGCACTTCAGCCTGAGGAGTCTCAAAACTAAAGTCTTCCGCAGTGAGTCTACAGTGTGA